The Odocoileus virginianus isolate 20LAN1187 ecotype Illinois chromosome 13, Ovbor_1.2, whole genome shotgun sequence genome includes the window TGCCACAGCAAAGCACCAATCCCACTAGATTTCAAGAAAATAAGCTTTTATGAGGAAAAGGTAAAAACAGACAGATCTTGGTCACACatagggaaaataaataattttaaaatatcaagataAATCATAATGTGCTCAATGTGAAAAGGGAGGACACATATTAGCAAGAAAGGAATTTCAATACATGGCTATTCTCTGCTAAGAACATTCAggtagaaaagaaagatgaaagggaactcgatctttaattaaaaaataattataggcTAAAGGACAATTCTTTCTCACAGAATAGAACACTAGTGAGTCACATAAAAACAATTCCctagaagagggagaaaaaaaggctAGCATATCTCCTCAAGGATGTCTGAAATTTAGCAATGGGTTTTATATCCCTTCTTCTAAAGGCGGATACTCCAATTAGATTTAAACGATAATACAGTTAGGTTTAGAAATGGgataaatgtaaaacacaagTTGACAATTCAGAAATAGCCttaagattttcatttaaaacaactTCCTCCACGTTTTTATACTCATTTTTTTAGATATAAATGTCTGGATCAAAATTTCTGCATGAAACCAGTTCATTAACCTTAAAGAGCTATCTGTCCCATCTCATATGTTTCATCAAATGTATgagagaatgagaatgaaaattatctgattaaaaaaaattcaacattttgtGTTTCAACTCATTGTTATCTATCTTGAGTAGGCAGACATCTTAAGTAAGTAACATCAGTGGTTTTGAACAAAAACAGAGTTTTTTGTTGAACTTGAGTTGGAGCTTTTAAGAACAAATGTCACATTCATTCCATTAATTTCTGATAATATGTGGTAGCTGAAAGATTTTGTGGTATTTGCAATATTTATGTACccttgtatataaatataatttagcaGCCTAttcaaaaaaaatacataatcttCACTCTAGTTGTAAATTGCTCTGAAAAtcccatataatatatatatatatatacacacacacacacaaatatatatgtataacttttcTGGTATTTCTAAGACATTTTAGATCTTATTGCCTAATATGGAGACAAATCTCCTATTTACTTCCCAAATAGTTGTTAAAATAAATCACAATGAACATTTGTCAGGTGTTTTTatagtttgaaaaatactttccTGTTTGCTTTGATCCTTAGGATAACTCCTATGATGAAGGTATATTTATTTTCCCgcgttacagatgaggaaatggaaggcTAGAAGGAATGAAGAACATCAGGCGGCTAGTGGTCAGTACTAAGCCAGAGCTCGTCATACTCATTTAGCACTAGAACTTACGCTATCCCCATTATATGACCCTGGGGCCACCTGCAAGTAGAGTTATCAGGAAAGATTCATAGTGCAGATTATTGAAGAGCTCAACAGGAATTGTCAGACACTTGGAGGGGAAGTTTGCAGAACACCTcaaaagcaatagaggaaaagcAAACTATGAGCAAGACAGCTCTCAGCCAATGGTACCTGTGTAGTTTTCAGAGTGTTTCAGATACATTATATCTTTAGAGCAACTCATTGAGACCAGGCTGTTATAACTAGCCCCATCTCGTGTGCTcaatcaggtctgactctttgcggccccatggatggtagctcgccaggctcctctgttcatggaactttccaggcaagaatcctggagaagaggcttccctgggggctcagtggtaaagaatctgcctgccaatgcaggacctACGGGTTTGATCCTGATCCGGGAAGGTCCCAGATGCCACAGAACAGTTAAGCCCAGGTGCCACAtctattgagcctatgctctaaaACCtgaaagccacaactactgatcccatgtgctacagctactgaagcccacacaggCTAGAGCCTCTGCtttgcaacaaagagcagcccccactcgctgccactagagaaaggttcgagcagcagtgaagacccagcacagccacaataattattaaagaaaaaaaaagaaagaatattggagcagattgccatcgcctactccagggtatcttcctgaaccagggattgaacccacgtctcctgcattggcaggcagcttttttttttaccactagcaccatctgggaagccctgtcttatggatgaagaaaccaaggtttGTAGGTTTGAAAGTGAGAGCTGAATTTGGAATGTGAGActtccgggcttccctggtggctcagatggcaaaaaatctgcccacattattcaatccctgggttgggaagatctcttggagaagggaatggcaacccactctagtattcctgcctggagaattccatggacagaggagcctggcgggctacaatccatggggtcgcagagagtcggatatgactgaacgactaacccccacacacactcttacttcagttttcttgtgtGTCCACCATGTGGTTTTCAAAATATGGCCCCCAATTCTGAGACCAGAGAATTGCTGATGGCTGCAAAGCAATCTAAATAAAATGTCTATAGGGCCTTGTTTTAcaacatcttatttatccatttcttatGTATAGGCTCTATTCATTTCTTAGAAAGTAAAACTATGTGATTGATGAAGTCTTCAAATGTGTTGATACTTTTCTTGCTAATACCAAGTTCTTTATCCACTGGAAAGTATAGATTTATAAACAGTTAAAATGAGTTTGTCTGCATAAGTTCATCAGTGTACAGGAAGCAATACATCACACACCTCATTGACACAAACAGTAGAAACAGGCTCAAATTAATCCCTTTCTGCTATGTTTCTTCTCAAGGTTTAGGGACCACTTCTTGCTGCACAATCCCTCTGTGTTGCAGTTATCCTAGGGCTAACATTCTGAGTTGGTTCACTTCATTGCTGCCAGGAATGAGCAATAATGGTTCTAGGAAAATGATGGTGAGCGAGTTTGAGGATAGCAGGACCCCCTACATCAGATCTCACTGGAAAGGCACAGGCAATGCCAAGATATGCAGTAGGCACAAATCTGCAATCAGAAAATCTCTAGAGAGctgttgtttttatgtatttaaatctcgtgggtttttttttttttttttagtttactaTTGTTTCCAGTTGAAGTGCATTTCAAAAGGAGGCATTGCAATTATTCTAGGGCTTGAATCCAGAGGCCTAAATCCTGCTCTGGCTAGGGACATTAAGGCACAGCTTATAGTCAGTTATGTCACAGGTGAAAAACTGAGAGTTATCTGTacctattttattcttctttcagCTGTTGTTAGGAAATGCAGTCCTCAAACTATTCTCTACCATAAGTCTTTGCTCTAGGTGATTACAAATAGACAGGGAGGAGAGAAGGATATAGCCGCAGTGTGCAGGACATAAAAAAGGCACATGCTGCTAAACTGCACACACCACAGGGAACACTTCTCACAGGTGTTCCACTCTGCAGAGGTTCCTCATTTGCCTCCAAGTGCAATCTGAGGTGTTGGCTTAAGGTTTCAAAGGCCCCCTCCCCCTCGCCCTATGCTTGAGGTACCTGGAGACACCAATACTTATCGAGGCTCAGTAGAAACCTCACTGTTCCCAGCTCTGAAGCACAGGGCGGTGGAAACTGGGTGTTTTCCTCTTGGAAGGCTTTTGCCTCCGGAATTTCCTGCCAGTCCCAGTCTGCCAGAACCCCACCTTACTGACCTTCAGGGACTCATGAAAGACTCGTTTTCTATATATCCTTCAGTACAGGGAGAGACCTTACAACCATGATTTTGTAAGAATCAGCATAGCTCACCGTATTCTGGGTTACAATGGCTTAATTTTGGTGCTGGCTTCCTGTTGCAATATCAAATAGGGTAAATTTTTCAGAATAAACATACCAAATAAGTGCCTGCTCTTAGTAATGAGGAAGTGAGAATGCCTACCCGGACGTGAAGATATTTggaattctaaaaatataaaaaacttcgGTCAGATAACGCTCCTTCTCACACTGGTACCTCAGGTGCCTGCAATAACCCTTAATTCCTAGGCAGGCAAAAACCGCTCCCTTAAAGCTCGAGGATGATGCGCATGTGTGCTTGACAAATCCCAAACCCACCCTGGAGAATAGCACTGGCTTTGACTGGACGCTCACATATTTACCCTGGACTGTTACGCCAAGGCATTAACAGCTGCTGGCTTAATTATTGATGGAGTTAGTGTCAATCATCtgagaagagaataaaagaataatattttaaaatcatctggtctaaaaaagaaaaaaaaatctgctgtaaAATACAGCTCTCTTGTCATTTATTCCTCTTGAACTTCTCCAGCCAAAGGAGTAATCTCAGAAAACTGctcttctaaaattatttttcctatccCCTTAAACATTTTCTGTCCGAGCGCTCTCCCTTTCAGAACCCAGCACTTGCTATGTTTGCATTATTTTCGCAAGATGCCCTACATCAGGGGAACCGATGATAAGGTACAGTTTTGACGACTCAAGCACcgaaaagaaatacagaagagcAAGAGCCCCCCTTTTAAGAGCCCTTTAGGTCCGCGGCGAGCTTGCGATGCCTTTAGCGCTGCGGGCCTTCCCGGCTCCGCCAAAAACGCGGAGGCTGTTTGGTGTGTCTTAGAGTCGAGAGCAGgtcaaagaggaaaaacaaatagtTGTTCTGATGATCTCCAAGAAGAGAGTTTCACTCTGGTAGTATTTGAAAGAtcccgccccccactccccccgcGCCGCTGGATAGCCCGGTTTTGGGACCTCTGCAGTTGTCAAGAAACTGTTTTCAGGGACCGGGGCCCCGAGGCCGAAGACCGCGAGGACCCCCCTCATCGGGACCCGGACTCCTCTCCCTGGCGGTGCGCGCACGCCTGGAAAGGCGGGATTTAAAGGCGGCGATGCTGCGGGAGACTCTGCAGTGTCAACGAACCCCCGAATGGTCCCGCCTCATTCGCCCCAGGGTGTGTGCCTGGCAAGTCCCCGCCTGGTGAACCGTCGCCAGCTCCGGTGCGCGGGAGAGGCGTTGGCGGGTCCGACCCCGGGGGTCCGCGGCCAGGCCGGACGCCGGGCGTCTGCCGAGCCAGGCCCGAGCCCAGCCCCGGCCCGGCGCGTCCCGCGGGCTCCGGGCACACGCCCCTCACCTGGGCGAGGCAGGGCGCGCAGGCGCTCAGCGCGGGGGCCGCGGCGGGAGCCTCAGCCCCGCGCCCGCCGGAGTTGGACAGTTCCGGGGCCGCACCCGGCCGAGCtgtggccgccgccgccgccgcctgggCTGCCGCAGACCGCTGGAGAGCGTCTGCGCGAAGCCCCAGCGCAGCCCCGGCGggaccgccgccgccgccgccgccgcccgagAGCGAGCAACAGCTTCTGGGCTGGAGGAGCCACTGCCCCCACGCACCAGCGGCCCGCGCGCGGAGGTAAGCTCCGGGCGCCCAGCCCAGCCGGGCCGGGCGCCCCCCGAACGGGCGCCGCCTTCCCACGGGCCCCCGCCCGCCTCCGCTGGGCGAGCCGGCACCTGGGCGCGCCGCCCGAGGGAAGGGCCGCCGGGAGCCCCCCTCCCGATGGAGTTTGCACTTTGTCTCGCGGTCCCACTTGTAGAGGAGGATGCCCGGCGGCCGCTTGCCCGGGCTGTGGGCTGAGGCTCCAGTGGGCTTCTGGAGTTAGGACTGGGTCGTGGACGCCGGAGGAGTGGAGGCGTCCTCAGTGGGGCCTCTTGGGGTCCGGTGCACCCAGACGGAGGGAGGGTGGAGCAGGGCAGAGGACAGCATCCGTCTGTGGCTAGCCGCAGGGCCTCCGCCACCGGGGCTGGACGCCTCTCCCTTTAGTACAGGGGAATGGGTAGTTTGGGGACAGAGGTGTGGGAGGAAGATAGCAATTGAAGCTTGGGATCCAGAAAGAGTTCTCCGGATGAATGAAGGTGAAATGGGGGCGGCGAAGCAGAAAGAAGGTCTCCAAAGTTTGTACTTGCTGGGAGCCCTAggaagagtgggggtggggagcttcGGTTACCAAGCTGGAGGGAAGGTGTCGGCGCGGGATGGGAGGACGCTGGGACTGCGGAAGGgacaaggagaaggggagggggaggaccaTCTGCTTTGCCACTGTTGTTTGCGGGGGCCCGTG containing:
- the LOC139038030 gene encoding actin nucleation-promoting factor WAS-like; protein product: MVPPHSPQGVCLASPRLVNRRQLRCAGEALAGPTPGVRGQAGRRASAEPGPSPAPARRVPRAPGTRPSPGRGRARRRSARGPRREPQPRARRSWTVPGPHPAELWPPPPPPGLPQTAGERLREAPAQPRRDRRRRRRRPRASNSFWAGGATAPTHQRPARGDVLHFSLIKD